In the Candidatus Bathyarchaeia archaeon genome, one interval contains:
- a CDS encoding 30S ribosomal protein S3 yields the protein MSVVKHFVSESVKKTEINEFLQNQFERAGYGGVDIAKTPLGTHIVVYAMRPGIVIGRGGETIKELAITLEQKFGLPNPQISVAEIEIPELNAHVIASRVTSALQRGVHFRRAGFWALQQTMEAGALGAEIIIRGKLRTERARYEKFRNGYLPKSGNPAHKFLRETVLHVQLKPGMYGIKVRIMPPDATFPDQVKLLEPNPEEKTEKPEESAAAATEPEKPSEPQLEAKTNAETKKPKLEPETTQPNEAEPATTKQETEETGQ from the coding sequence ATGTCCGTCGTCAAACACTTCGTCTCAGAATCAGTCAAAAAAACCGAAATCAACGAATTCCTCCAAAATCAATTCGAAAGAGCAGGATACGGCGGAGTAGACATAGCCAAAACACCACTAGGAACACACATAGTCGTCTACGCCATGAGACCCGGCATAGTAATCGGAAGAGGCGGCGAAACCATAAAAGAACTCGCCATCACCCTCGAACAAAAATTCGGCCTACCCAACCCACAAATAAGCGTAGCCGAAATCGAAATACCCGAACTAAACGCACACGTAATAGCCTCCCGCGTAACCTCAGCCCTCCAAAGAGGAGTACACTTCAGACGAGCAGGATTCTGGGCACTCCAACAAACCATGGAAGCAGGCGCCCTAGGCGCAGAAATAATCATACGCGGCAAACTCCGCACCGAACGCGCCCGATACGAAAAATTCCGAAACGGCTACTTACCCAAAAGCGGCAACCCAGCCCACAAATTCCTACGCGAAACCGTATTACACGTTCAGCTTAAACCCGGCATGTACGGAATAAAAGTCCGCATCATGCCGCCCGACGCAACATTCCCCGATCAAGTAAAACTACTTGAACCAAATCCAGAAGAAAAAACCGAGAAACCTGAAGAATCAGCAGCAGCTGCCACCGAACCAGAGAAACCCAGCGAACCACAACTCGAAGCCAAAACAAACGCGGAAACCAAAAAGCCCAAACTGGAACCCGAAACAACACAACCCAACGAAGCAGAACCAGCCACAACAAAGCAAGAAACAGAGGAGACAGGACAGTAA
- a CDS encoding 50S ribosomal protein L22 has protein sequence MPEWGYSITDLDPAKTVKSAGRELRVSHKHAHEVCTAIKNMTLDQARTYLNNVAAKKQPVPYRRHQKKLGHRHGTAQGTFAARYPIKTAQKILQILAGAEANAEFKGLDTERLRIIHASAYQGIKLKRFTPRAFGRSSPKVQTLTHIELVLQETEEKTQ, from the coding sequence ATGCCAGAATGGGGATACTCCATAACCGACCTCGACCCAGCGAAAACGGTCAAATCCGCAGGCCGAGAACTCAGAGTATCCCATAAACATGCCCACGAAGTATGCACAGCCATAAAAAACATGACACTAGACCAAGCACGCACATACCTAAACAACGTAGCCGCCAAAAAACAACCCGTCCCATACCGCCGACACCAAAAAAAACTAGGCCACCGACACGGCACAGCACAAGGAACCTTCGCAGCACGATACCCAATCAAGACAGCACAAAAAATACTCCAAATCCTAGCCGGAGCCGAAGCCAACGCCGAATTCAAAGGCTTAGACACAGAAAGACTACGCATCATCCACGCATCCGCATACCAGGGCATCAAACTCAAACGATTCACACCCCGAGCCTTCGGAAGATCATCACCCAAAGTCCAAACCCTCACCCACATCGAACTCGTCCTACAAGAAACCGAGGAGAAAACACAATAA
- a CDS encoding M48 family metallopeptidase, translating to MKAARLNHLQPLTESDLLDITHSWQQKLNIHINRIQIMKMKNKWSSCSTKGNITLNQDLTKLPKELAEYAILHELLHLIAPNHGKTFKALLSAYMPNWDDLHKKLEHAHEKEAEEKGAW from the coding sequence ATGAAAGCAGCAAGGCTCAATCACTTACAACCATTAACGGAGAGCGACCTGCTGGACATCACCCACTCATGGCAGCAAAAACTAAACATCCATATTAATCGAATTCAGATAATGAAAATGAAAAACAAGTGGAGCTCCTGCTCAACAAAAGGCAACATAACCCTAAACCAAGACCTAACAAAACTACCTAAAGAACTTGCAGAATATGCCATACTCCACGAGTTACTGCACCTCATAGCACCAAACCACGGAAAAACATTCAAAGCCCTATTATCAGCTTACATGCCAAACTGGGATGATTTACACAAAAAACTTGAACATGCACACGAAAAAGAGGCGGAAGAAAAAGGGGCTTGGTAA
- a CDS encoding HsdR family type I site-specific deoxyribonuclease yields the protein MRLVSEKKDVQDLIKDHLCSIGWDYLDASDIMNLRANSLKEPLLIPIIKEKLKELNQGIITDKNIQDIIRNLRLLPANLHGNEEFLKYLRNQKTIYVEKEKRERNIKLVDYENPENNSFICTTEFVFEDKQKRRADIILFVNGFPIAIIETKSPTVEEAEEEAYDQIRLYNELLPELFKFLQFYTTGDGIRLYHGPTWKYEPKLFYRWKTQNHYNFEKLTKTLLNKQETLRTLQDYVTFQRIDEELHKYILVPHQRRTIDKIIQKILENKEKGLIWHTQGAYKTLTMITTAKKLRENPQLENPTIIVVVDRIELEAQIHQNFEAFGFPKEIIQKAESKEHLRELLASDYRGLIITIIHKFEGMPKHINKRSNIIVLIDEAHRSQEGDLGNYMRGALPNARYFGFTGTPVDKGKIGRGTFATFGYPEEPYLDKYSIDESIEDKTTVPLYYQLTPTKLHVDKETLEKEFFKVIEEQGVASIEGVNRIIEKAKKTKAILKSPDRVDKIAQHIAEHYKKFVEPLGFKAFIVAVDREGCALYKEAIDKYLPKEYTKVIYTSNYKDGALLSKYHINEDEEKKTRKAFKKPKEMPKILIVTEKLLTGYDAPILYAMYLDKPLKDHTLYQAIARVNRPYEAKTCGIIIDFIGLFENLQRALAFDSKDISKGLIDINTLKERFTTLITQAKTTIENIQIKDQKDRVTKIIDYFYDEKTRDQYIKTFKETQALYEILSPDEFLRDHIRDYKLLIQVYKIIYNAYNPEAEQKKIYRDILKKTEALIKSSVDLKGITDTLPPYKITKQITRLIKADKAPERVKVINLHRTLTTYIHQNKQKQPILISISEKVEEIIKQLREKQKDIATALTELTKLAEAIAASKEEQEKSGLTKEEFTTYWILRNYKVNKPETMAKNIFPELERHKEWLYNEKTERDLRRELYKLLLPTAPKETLVELTDNLLKMHKFLTEGTE from the coding sequence TTGAGACTTGTCTCTGAGAAGAAGGATGTTCAAGATCTAATAAAGGATCATCTTTGCTCAATTGGCTGGGATTATCTTGACGCTTCTGACATCATGAACTTAAGAGCTAACAGCCTCAAGGAACCCCTCCTAATTCCAATAATCAAAGAAAAACTCAAAGAACTCAACCAAGGAATCATAACAGACAAAAACATCCAAGACATAATAAGAAACCTCAGACTTCTCCCAGCAAACCTACATGGAAACGAAGAATTCCTGAAATATCTGAGAAACCAAAAAACCATCTACGTTGAGAAAGAAAAACGAGAAAGAAACATAAAACTCGTAGACTATGAAAACCCAGAAAACAACAGCTTCATCTGTACGACTGAATTCGTTTTTGAAGACAAACAGAAAAGAAGAGCGGACATAATCCTCTTCGTAAATGGCTTCCCAATAGCAATAATAGAAACCAAAAGCCCAACCGTGGAAGAGGCAGAAGAAGAAGCTTACGACCAAATAAGACTCTACAACGAACTCCTACCAGAACTATTCAAATTCCTACAATTCTACACAACAGGCGACGGAATAAGACTCTACCACGGACCCACCTGGAAATACGAACCCAAACTATTCTACCGATGGAAAACCCAAAACCACTACAACTTCGAAAAACTAACCAAAACCCTACTCAACAAACAAGAAACCCTCAGAACCCTACAAGACTACGTAACCTTCCAAAGAATCGACGAAGAACTACACAAATACATTCTGGTACCACACCAACGCCGAACAATAGACAAAATCATCCAAAAAATCTTAGAAAACAAGGAAAAAGGACTCATCTGGCACACCCAAGGCGCATACAAAACCCTAACAATGATAACCACCGCCAAAAAACTAAGAGAAAACCCACAACTGGAAAACCCAACAATCATAGTCGTAGTCGACAGAATCGAGCTTGAAGCCCAAATACACCAAAACTTCGAAGCCTTCGGCTTCCCCAAAGAAATCATCCAAAAAGCAGAAAGCAAAGAACACCTACGAGAACTACTCGCCTCCGACTACAGAGGCCTAATCATAACAATCATACATAAGTTTGAAGGCATGCCCAAGCACATAAACAAAAGAAGCAACATAATCGTTCTCATAGACGAAGCCCACAGAAGTCAAGAAGGCGACCTCGGCAACTACATGCGCGGAGCCCTCCCCAACGCCCGCTACTTCGGATTCACAGGCACACCCGTCGACAAAGGCAAAATCGGAAGAGGAACATTCGCAACCTTTGGCTACCCAGAAGAACCCTACCTCGACAAATACTCCATCGACGAATCAATAGAAGACAAAACAACAGTACCCCTATACTACCAACTGACACCTACTAAGCTCCACGTCGATAAAGAGACCCTTGAGAAAGAATTCTTCAAAGTCATAGAAGAACAAGGAGTAGCCAGCATCGAAGGCGTAAACAGAATAATCGAAAAAGCCAAGAAAACAAAAGCAATTCTGAAAAGCCCTGATCGAGTCGACAAAATAGCCCAACACATAGCCGAACATTACAAGAAATTCGTCGAACCATTAGGATTCAAAGCCTTCATCGTAGCCGTAGACAGAGAAGGCTGCGCCCTATACAAAGAAGCAATAGACAAATACCTACCAAAAGAATACACAAAAGTCATCTACACATCCAACTATAAAGACGGCGCCCTACTCAGCAAATACCACATCAACGAAGACGAAGAAAAAAAGACAAGAAAAGCCTTCAAAAAGCCCAAAGAAATGCCCAAAATCCTCATAGTCACCGAAAAACTACTCACAGGATACGACGCCCCAATTCTCTACGCCATGTACCTCGACAAACCACTCAAAGACCACACACTCTACCAAGCCATCGCAAGAGTAAACCGCCCCTATGAAGCAAAAACCTGCGGCATAATAATAGACTTCATAGGCCTCTTCGAAAACCTACAGAGAGCCCTCGCCTTCGACTCAAAAGACATAAGCAAAGGGCTCATCGACATAAACACACTAAAAGAAAGATTCACAACTCTAATAACACAAGCAAAAACAACAATCGAAAACATCCAAATCAAAGACCAAAAAGATAGAGTGACGAAAATAATAGATTACTTCTACGACGAAAAAACAAGAGACCAATACATAAAAACATTCAAGGAAACCCAAGCACTCTACGAAATCCTCTCCCCAGACGAATTCCTAAGAGACCACATAAGAGATTACAAACTCCTCATCCAAGTCTACAAAATCATCTACAACGCATACAATCCAGAAGCAGAACAAAAGAAAATATACCGAGACATCCTCAAAAAAACAGAAGCACTCATCAAAAGCAGCGTAGACCTAAAAGGCATAACCGACACCCTCCCACCGTACAAGATCACCAAACAAATAACACGCTTAATCAAAGCCGACAAAGCACCTGAAAGAGTCAAAGTCATAAACCTACACCGAACCCTGACCACATACATACATCAAAACAAACAGAAACAACCCATCCTGATCTCAATATCTGAAAAAGTCGAAGAAATCATCAAACAACTACGAGAAAAACAAAAAGACATCGCCACAGCACTCACCGAACTAACAAAACTGGCAGAAGCCATAGCAGCGTCAAAAGAAGAACAAGAAAAATCAGGCCTCACCAAAGAAGAATTCACCACATACTGGATCCTCAGAAACTACAAAGTCAACAAACCAGAAACAATGGCTAAAAACATTTTCCCGGAACTTGAAAGACACAAAGAATGGCTCTACAACGAAAAAACCGAAAGAGACCTAAGAAGAGAACTCTACAAACTATTACTCCCCACAGCCCCAAAAGAAACACTGGTGGAACTAACTGACAACTTACTCAAAATGCACAAATTCCTAACAGAGGGAACAGAATGA
- a CDS encoding restriction endonuclease subunit S, giving the protein MKNSFKETEIGSLPEDWNVAKFEQAISKKRFKVGKIRQREYNKVGKYPVIDQSQKFIAGFTDDSERVYQGDLPIVIFGDHTRIFKLIDFPFVIGADGVKVILPEKVLVNPLFFYYALSNLKIQSRGYNRHYPLLREKVIPIPPLLEQQRIAKVLGVIQRAIEWQNKIIEAGNDLRKSLMQELFTKGFGHTEFKETEIGIIPTSWEAIGLGDIATISTGTTPSTLNKGYYNGEIPFVKTNEITNNIIRNAQVLITKKAVDDYNLKVYPSGTVFLAMYGQGKTRGQSALLSISATTSQNTAAIIPRANMDSFFLWCYLQYQYEKLRKTGIQGHISHLNLGYVKSFIVPLPSLREQKEIARILSTVNKKIEVEERKKAALSELFKTMLQKLMTGEIRLKDVEV; this is encoded by the coding sequence ATGAAGAACTCTTTCAAAGAGACAGAAATAGGTTCCCTTCCTGAAGACTGGAATGTTGCAAAATTCGAACAAGCGATTTCGAAGAAGAGGTTCAAAGTTGGGAAAATAAGACAACGAGAATACAACAAAGTGGGCAAATATCCAGTTATAGACCAGAGTCAAAAGTTCATAGCAGGTTTCACCGATGACTCTGAAAGGGTCTATCAAGGCGACCTGCCGATTGTGATATTTGGGGACCACACGAGAATTTTTAAGTTAATAGACTTTCCTTTCGTTATAGGCGCTGATGGAGTCAAGGTTATTTTACCCGAAAAAGTGTTGGTGAACCCACTCTTCTTTTATTACGCCTTATCAAATTTAAAAATTCAGAGTAGAGGTTACAATAGGCATTATCCATTGCTGAGAGAGAAAGTTATCCCAATCCCTCCGCTCCTGGAACAGCAGAGAATTGCCAAGGTTTTGGGTGTTATTCAAAGAGCCATTGAGTGGCAGAACAAAATCATAGAGGCGGGGAACGACCTCAGAAAATCACTGATGCAAGAACTCTTCACTAAAGGATTCGGGCACACAGAGTTTAAGGAGACAGAAATAGGCATAATTCCAACAAGCTGGGAAGCAATAGGGCTGGGAGATATCGCGACAATTTCAACCGGAACAACTCCATCTACACTAAACAAAGGATACTACAATGGCGAAATCCCTTTTGTGAAGACCAACGAAATAACTAACAACATAATCAGAAATGCACAGGTCTTGATCACCAAAAAAGCTGTTGATGATTACAATCTCAAAGTGTACCCTTCGGGCACTGTCTTTTTGGCTATGTATGGTCAAGGCAAAACCAGAGGACAGTCTGCCTTGTTAAGCATATCAGCAACAACATCGCAAAATACAGCGGCTATAATTCCACGTGCTAATATGGACTCTTTCTTTCTCTGGTGTTATCTCCAATATCAATACGAAAAACTCAGAAAAACAGGAATACAGGGACATATATCACATCTGAATTTAGGTTATGTAAAGAGTTTCATCGTCCCTCTTCCTTCACTTCGAGAGCAAAAAGAAATCGCTCGAATCTTAAGCACTGTAAATAAAAAGATTGAAGTTGAGGAAAGGAAGAAAGCCGCTCTTAGCGAACTTTTCAAAACTATGCTTCAAAAATTGATGACTGGGGAAATAAGGTTGAAGGATGTTGAGGTTTAA
- a CDS encoding class I SAM-dependent DNA methyltransferase translates to MEISTLEGWLWDAACSIRGPIDAPKFKDYILPLLFHKRLCDVYEDEVNRLVADFGDKEKAKTLAKSDRRLIRFYIPDGCSWNEIRKLTTDLGERLTFALREIAKENPKLQGVIDIVDFNATAAGQRILDDGTLAKLIEILSRHRLGLKDVEPDILGRAYEYLLRKFAEGSGQSAGEFYTPREVAILMARILDAEEGEEVYDPACGSGGLLIKAQLRLKEKKPEGVKRPLKLYGQEINALTYAMARMNAFIHDMDADIRVQNTMIKPQFVEGGKLRTFDKVTANPMWNQKFSLEVFENDPYNRFLSGIPPSNSTADWGWIQHMFASLNEKGKLVVVIDTGVVSRGSGNIGSNKEKDIRRKFVDEDLIEAVILLPENMFYNTTAPGNIIVINKDKKHKGEILLTNASKEFAKGRPKNYLSEEHIKKIQEVNKNWQQIERFSKIITIDEAVRNDYNLSPSRYVAVGEKEEYLPVDEALVELAQVEEERKEIEAELNAIIQKLGFERYPAGEE, encoded by the coding sequence ATGGAGATATCTACGCTTGAGGGTTGGCTTTGGGATGCGGCTTGTAGTATAAGGGGTCCGATTGACGCTCCGAAGTTTAAGGATTATATTCTTCCTTTGTTGTTCCATAAGAGGCTCTGCGACGTATATGAGGATGAGGTAAATAGGCTTGTAGCGGACTTTGGCGATAAAGAAAAGGCTAAAACACTTGCGAAATCAGATCGCAGGCTGATTAGGTTTTACATTCCCGATGGATGCAGTTGGAATGAAATTAGAAAATTAACAACCGATTTGGGTGAAAGGCTAACTTTTGCTTTGCGGGAGATTGCTAAGGAAAACCCGAAGCTTCAGGGAGTGATTGACATCGTGGATTTTAATGCTACAGCGGCTGGGCAAAGAATACTTGATGATGGAACTCTTGCTAAGCTAATAGAGATTTTAAGCAGGCATAGGTTGGGTTTGAAGGATGTTGAGCCTGACATATTGGGAAGAGCTTACGAGTATTTGTTGAGGAAGTTTGCTGAGGGTTCTGGACAGAGTGCTGGTGAGTTCTATACTCCCAGAGAAGTGGCGATTTTGATGGCTCGAATCCTTGATGCTGAAGAGGGTGAGGAGGTTTATGATCCTGCGTGTGGTTCTGGTGGTCTTTTGATTAAGGCTCAGCTTCGTCTCAAGGAAAAGAAACCTGAGGGAGTTAAGAGGCCTCTCAAGCTTTACGGGCAGGAAATAAATGCCCTCACTTATGCTATGGCGAGGATGAATGCTTTCATTCACGATATGGATGCTGACATAAGAGTTCAAAATACTATGATAAAGCCTCAGTTTGTTGAAGGTGGCAAACTCAGAACTTTTGACAAGGTAACTGCGAATCCTATGTGGAATCAGAAGTTTTCCCTTGAAGTGTTCGAAAATGACCCGTATAACAGGTTTTTGTCTGGCATTCCGCCTTCGAATTCGACTGCTGACTGGGGCTGGATTCAACACATGTTTGCCTCTCTGAACGAGAAAGGAAAACTTGTTGTGGTAATTGATACCGGTGTCGTGTCGAGGGGAAGCGGCAATATTGGGAGTAATAAGGAGAAGGACATAAGGCGGAAATTCGTGGATGAGGATCTCATTGAAGCTGTTATACTTTTGCCTGAAAACATGTTCTATAATACTACTGCACCTGGCAACATCATAGTGATAAACAAAGACAAGAAGCACAAAGGCGAAATTCTGCTAACAAACGCCTCCAAAGAATTCGCAAAAGGAAGACCGAAAAACTATCTCAGCGAGGAACACATAAAAAAGATACAAGAGGTTAACAAAAACTGGCAGCAAATTGAACGATTCAGTAAGATAATAACCATTGACGAAGCAGTAAGAAACGACTATAATCTGAGCCCTTCCCGTTATGTGGCTGTCGGCGAGAAAGAAGAATATTTACCAGTAGATGAAGCCTTGGTAGAGCTTGCCCAAGTTGAAGAAGAACGAAAGGAGATAGAAGCTGAACTCAATGCCATTATACAGAAGTTAGGATTTGAAAGATACCCTGCTGGCGAGGAATGA
- a CDS encoding MFS transporter, with protein MWLLGFFLHEMAFGLLSIFVPLYVTSSVVGGSLVDVGLVISLATFLAIPFSYFWGYMCDKTGHYKPFILLSFSMLSILLYLFSSTTNITMLMSIYALVAVFHVAHDTPKNVLIAEWHSREEWEKSFASYELLTELGVFIGLVLGFAMSLYGLSGSLILLLCSALNIIAFLSSTVFVVDPPIILERGLAGMERTLSFAQHGITMMLRSPEGQAITERLKGENATAYYIGLILFSLASSTFFTPLPIFFSRNLALASSVVFAVFIMNAAGGCFGYYYIRGKTQTDLSGEKHTVTRIALTRTLLVLMLITPTLYISAVTTITAVVALVLMGFAYAVFLINTLSISMEVLPQGKAGLFNVLIGAGGAAGCLTGPLIANTYGFLPVFLVASAIFLLSHLAFRIFAQ; from the coding sequence ATGTGGCTGCTGGGCTTCTTTCTACACGAAATGGCGTTCGGGCTACTCTCGATCTTTGTCCCTCTGTACGTGACCAGCAGCGTTGTAGGCGGCTCGTTAGTAGACGTGGGACTAGTGATTTCACTAGCCACGTTTCTGGCGATTCCGTTTTCCTACTTCTGGGGCTACATGTGCGACAAGACAGGGCATTACAAACCTTTCATCCTACTCTCGTTTTCAATGCTTAGCATTCTACTCTACTTGTTCTCATCAACAACCAACATCACAATGCTCATGTCAATCTACGCTCTAGTCGCAGTTTTCCATGTGGCACATGACACGCCTAAAAACGTGTTAATCGCCGAATGGCACTCACGAGAAGAATGGGAGAAAAGCTTCGCCTCATACGAGCTACTCACCGAGCTAGGCGTATTTATCGGACTGGTTCTCGGATTCGCCATGTCTCTTTACGGACTCAGCGGCTCACTAATTCTGCTCCTCTGCAGCGCATTAAACATCATCGCATTTCTATCCTCAACCGTGTTCGTTGTTGACCCACCAATAATTCTCGAACGAGGACTAGCAGGCATGGAAAGAACATTAAGCTTCGCCCAACACGGCATAACCATGATGCTGAGAAGCCCAGAAGGACAAGCCATAACAGAACGGCTCAAAGGCGAAAACGCCACAGCCTACTACATCGGACTGATCCTTTTCTCGCTGGCTTCAAGCACGTTTTTCACGCCTCTACCCATCTTCTTCTCACGGAACCTCGCCCTCGCCTCCAGCGTTGTGTTTGCCGTGTTCATCATGAACGCTGCGGGAGGCTGCTTCGGCTACTACTACATCAGAGGAAAAACCCAGACCGACCTAAGCGGAGAAAAACACACTGTGACCCGAATTGCTTTGACCAGAACCTTGCTGGTCCTTATGCTGATAACGCCAACTCTATACATATCGGCAGTTACAACTATCACAGCTGTCGTTGCCTTGGTTTTGATGGGATTTGCTTACGCCGTTTTCCTCATAAACACGCTCTCAATTTCCATGGAAGTCTTGCCACAAGGAAAAGCCGGGTTATTCAACGTGCTAATCGGCGCAGGAGGAGCAGCAGGATGCCTAACCGGTCCACTAATCGCAAACACATACGGCTTCCTGCCCGTCTTTCTCGTCGCAAGCGCTATCTTCCTACTGAGCCATCTCGCCTTCAGAATCTTTGCCCAGTAG
- the pyrE gene encoding orotate phosphoribosyltransferase, with product MASFEKEKSELSRVLHKIGAMKFGAFKLTSGRISPYYIDLRVVPSFPDAFQRVCNLYVKLLERDLGVENVDRIAGIPTAGMPFASVVAFHMKKPFVYIRSKVKTHGRERRIEGVLMPGNRVLLVDDLITTGLSLRKAAKAIRSEGGVVADALVMVDREEGGKERLRKDGIKLHYLLTAREAATKLYELGAIEEDQLKTILKQTKKK from the coding sequence TTGGCGTCTTTTGAGAAGGAGAAGAGCGAGCTTAGCCGAGTGTTGCACAAGATTGGGGCTATGAAGTTTGGTGCTTTCAAGTTGACGAGTGGCAGAATCAGCCCGTATTATATTGATTTGCGTGTTGTGCCGAGTTTTCCCGATGCTTTTCAACGAGTCTGCAACCTTTACGTTAAATTGTTGGAGAGGGATTTGGGTGTTGAAAACGTTGACCGAATTGCTGGAATCCCGACGGCTGGTATGCCTTTTGCCTCCGTGGTCGCTTTCCACATGAAGAAACCGTTCGTCTACATACGTTCAAAAGTGAAGACACACGGGCGAGAACGGAGAATTGAGGGTGTTTTGATGCCTGGCAACCGCGTGCTTCTCGTAGATGATTTGATTACAACTGGGTTGTCGTTGCGTAAGGCGGCTAAAGCCATTCGATCTGAGGGCGGGGTTGTGGCTGATGCTTTAGTTATGGTTGACCGCGAAGAAGGTGGAAAGGAACGCCTAAGGAAAGACGGCATCAAATTGCATTATTTGTTGACAGCGCGTGAGGCTGCAACGAAACTCTACGAGCTAGGTGCTATAGAGGAAGACCAACTCAAGACTATTCTCAAGCAGACCAAAAAGAAGTAG
- a CDS encoding PIN domain-containing protein, whose amino-acid sequence MAGVGKAEAKPLAILDSNVIIYSMITDYPNRLYHRRCRVLLEKGLKGELDYILGLNPVVVVEVFSALRRLLNWNEAEFRTGSLLLSKRIAFLSISREACQNSIQWAKEKKVPVNDAMIGANMVEQADLIYTTDEDHFKKLEEYEVKINNPIKL is encoded by the coding sequence TTGGCGGGAGTAGGCAAGGCAGAAGCGAAGCCCCTCGCCATACTTGACTCAAATGTGATAATTTACTCGATGATAACGGACTATCCGAACAGGTTGTATCACAGAAGGTGCCGCGTTCTGTTGGAGAAGGGGCTTAAGGGCGAACTGGATTACATTTTAGGTTTAAATCCGGTGGTTGTTGTTGAAGTCTTTTCAGCATTAAGAAGACTCCTGAATTGGAATGAAGCTGAGTTCAGAACAGGGTCACTTCTGCTTTCGAAGCGCATAGCATTCTTGTCAATCTCAAGAGAAGCTTGCCAAAATTCTATTCAATGGGCAAAGGAAAAGAAGGTTCCAGTGAACGATGCAATGATAGGCGCAAACATGGTAGAGCAAGCCGACCTAATCTACACCACTGACGAAGACCACTTCAAAAAACTTGAAGAATACGAAGTCAAAATCAATAATCCCATCAAGTTATAG
- a CDS encoding AbrB/MazE/SpoVT family DNA-binding domain-containing protein, translating into MSKSKVDQRYRIVVDKQIREKTHVKAGDVVVLEPLNDHSFRVTVINFSAEKLEDDPAWKAIHSPIKAEKYIPPKRLEKILEDEVWRE; encoded by the coding sequence ATGTCGAAATCCAAGGTTGACCAACGGTACAGAATTGTGGTTGATAAGCAGATTAGAGAGAAGACACACGTTAAGGCTGGAGATGTTGTGGTTCTTGAGCCTTTGAACGATCACAGTTTTAGGGTTACCGTGATAAACTTCAGCGCCGAGAAGCTTGAAGACGATCCGGCTTGGAAGGCTATTCATTCGCCGATTAAGGCTGAAAAGTATATTCCACCCAAGAGACTGGAGAAAATTTTGGAGGATGAGGTTTGGCGGGAGTAG
- a CDS encoding Lrp/AsnC family transcriptional regulator — MANLKPLDYKILSELLRNAKVSDRQLAKKLGKSQPTITRRRSKLEGTLIQGYTIMPRLHELGFEIIAITFIAGKREQLPRGKYEEAQEKAKQWHSKHPNVIFAAAGQGLGWMGVVISIHSNYSDYVKYKAEHEAEFGEYLADIQSFLVDLNPKTVLKPLSMKYLSEVNLVSKQ; from the coding sequence TTGGCGAACCTGAAGCCTTTGGACTATAAGATCCTATCAGAGCTGCTGAGAAACGCCAAGGTAAGCGACAGGCAACTAGCGAAGAAACTTGGAAAGTCTCAACCTACCATCACAAGGAGAAGATCTAAACTCGAAGGAACTTTGATTCAAGGATATACTATCATGCCCCGGTTGCATGAACTGGGCTTTGAAATCATCGCAATAACCTTCATTGCAGGGAAAAGAGAGCAACTCCCACGAGGAAAATATGAAGAAGCACAGGAGAAAGCAAAACAGTGGCATTCAAAGCACCCGAACGTGATCTTCGCCGCAGCAGGACAAGGATTGGGATGGATGGGAGTAGTAATTTCAATTCACTCAAACTACTCTGATTACGTGAAATACAAGGCGGAACATGAAGCCGAGTTCGGCGAGTATCTGGCTGATATTCAAAGCTTCCTTGTAGACTTGAATCCAAAAACTGTTCTGAAACCGTTATCCATGAAATACTTATCGGAAGTCAACCTCGTCTCAAAGCAATGA